The sequence GTCGGGCCAGGTGAGCGCGTACTGGATGGCAAAGCGCATGTCGGGCGGCGACAACTGCGCCAGCACCGAGCGGTCGGCGAACTCCACCAGCGAATGGACGATGCTCTGCGGATGCACGAGCACATCCACCCGGTCTACGGGAATGTTGAACAGCCAGCGCGCCTCGATCACTTCCAGCCCCTTGTTCATCATCGTCGCCGAATCAATCGTGACCTTCCGCCCCATGCGCCAGCGGGGATGGTTGAGCGCATCGGCCACCGTGACCCGCGCAAAATCGACCGCCGGATCGGCGGCGAACGGGCCGCCCGACGCCGTCAGGACCAGTCGCCGCACCCGCGTCTCGGCGAACCGCGACGGATCGGCGCCGGCCGCCCGGACGCACGCCGCCTCGCAGCACCCCGCCTGCAGGCACTGGAATACGGCGCTGTGTTCGCTGTCGACCGGCAGCAACCGCACGCCGCACGCCTCCCGGCGGCGCATCACGAGCGCCCCCGCAGCGACCAGCACCTCCTTGGTCGCCAGGGCCACATCCTTGCCCGACTCCATGGCCGCGAGCGTCGGCCGCAGTCCGGCCAACCCCACCAGCGCGCACAACGCGAGGTCGGCTTCTGCGGCGCCCGCCAGCTCCTCGACCCCCGCCTCGCCATCGAGCACGTCCAGTTCCGGCGCCAGCCGC comes from Lentisphaerota bacterium and encodes:
- a CDS encoding 1-deoxy-D-xylulose-5-phosphate reductoisomerase, with translation MKSFVLLGSTGSIGESALRVAAALPGRVRVAALAARANAARLVEQARQFGVRRVALADPAAAAAARRLAPELDVLDGEAGVEELAGAAEADLALCALVGLAGLRPTLAAMESGKDVALATKEVLVAAGALVMRRREACGVRLLPVDSEHSAVFQCLQAGCCEAACVRAAGADPSRFAETRVRRLVLTASGGPFAADPAVDFARVTVADALNHPRWRMGRKVTIDSATMMNKGLEVIEARWLFNIPVDRVDVLVHPQSIVHSLVEFADRSVLAQLSPPDMRFAIQYALTWPD